In Penaeus vannamei isolate JL-2024 chromosome 4, ASM4276789v1, whole genome shotgun sequence, a single window of DNA contains:
- the LOC138861631 gene encoding octapeptide-repeat protein T2-like, with amino-acid sequence MRRGQERYEKVKKDAERSRMKKGREGREGSRRMRRGLEGYEKVKKDAERSRMKKGREGREPVKKDEMRRGLEGYEKVKKDAERSRMKKGREGREGVKKDTKRSRRMQKAQG; translated from the coding sequence atgagaaggggTCAGGAAAGATACGAAAAGGTCAAGAAGGATGCAGAAAGGTCAAGGATGAAAAAGGGTCGAGAAGGACGAGAAGGGtcaagaaggatgagaaggggtCTAGAAGGATACGAAAAGGTCAAGAAGGATGCAGAAAGGTCAAGGATGAAAAAGGGTCGAGAAGGACGAGAACCGGTCAAGAAGGATGAGATGAGAAGGGGTCTAGAAGGATACGAAAAGGTCAAGAAGGATGCAGAAAGGTCAAGGATGAAAAAGGGTCGGGAAGGACGAGAAGGGGTCAAGAAGGATACGAAAAGGTCAAGAAGGATGCAGAAAGCTCAAGGATGA